The genome window caacccgagctctctctctagagtatgtgttgggttggagagagaacacaatctcacactgcctgagaaaggagcggcactcagtgggctgcccggagtagcaaggtgggttattaaccctaggttctggaggctcggcaggccaggaagtaacaggtggcacgagacgtagactctggaactgtccagagaggtcggaaacctgagcggccaggttctccacggcatggcgagcagcagacaattcctgctcgtgtctgccgagcatggctccttggatctcgacggcagtgtaacgagcgtctgaagtcgctgggtccattccttggtcggttccttctgtcatgcaggtgaaagaggacccaaaagcgacttggcgaaaacagagtctttaatccagtaaagtaaatacaaacaaaaaacacaactttcactcgaaatgacgaggacaaactggagactcgatcttgaacagcaggtgaacagcaggttgcctcgggaaggcacttgaaccagacagactcagacacctgctcaccacgcagcatctgaggaaaacacgacacgacagggcgatacacaaacacagcacggtgaattctagacaaggaaccgacaggacaggaacggaacacaaaggaagaaatagggactctaatcaggggaaaggatcgggaacaggtgtgggaagactaaatgattgattaggggaataggaacagctgggagcaggaacggaacgatagagagaagagagagcgagagagtgagagagggagggggagagagagggatagaaagagggaaagaacctaataagaccagcagagggaaacgaatagaatgggaagcacagggacaagacaagataataaatgacaaaacatgacaccctacCTTAACCATTTGATTTGTATCAATACAGCAAGATACAACAAGGAACATTATTGATTGCAATGATTTGTTTCTATAGTTGTGTATTGATGCGTTGCTGCTCACAATAGCTGATGTAGGGATGTTAAAAGTGTGGCATAATTGCTCCTTCTTACCCATTTAGAGTATTGTCTCTGAGAGTTGTGTTGCTACTGAAATACTGTGTGGTGCAACATGAATATGGTTAGATCTTACATAATGTTTGTATATTGGGTTGCATGATTTAGAGTCAATACCCCTTGAATGTGCATCAGTCAGACTGAGTACAGATGCTAAATACTgtacttcaatattcccagtgaGAGATTTCGTAACCTCCATTATTGAGAGGGACAATCAGAGGCATCAGAGTTCCTAAACATTCAGGGCTTAGCCCTGGGCCATCACAGGACAATATTTACATATTAATAAGAAGTGCTTGGCTATAAATATCTATTATAAGGTTGTAATTCACTTCAGGAAATATGAAAGCCATACACTAGGGGAGAGTGGAGTAagttgagccacccttgtttctaggaaaccatacacaatgTTAatcatttgaccaaatatttaaaaaaaaggcCTTCATTTCATTGAGTCTGTGAAGTAAGAAAgcacatggaaaaagtggtaagcaagttaggtcCAAAAAACGGATTTATACCAAGTCAAATGTATAtattgtgttagaggtttcatgaCGCTTTCAAGGCATTACAGCTGGGATATGAGGTATTAACAGGGCCTGGCCTATGCTCAAAGTATATTTAAAGAACACAGTGTTTGCTAGGTGGTAAGCCTTTGTTGAAAAATGAAAAATGATTAAAAGACAAAAAATGATTGTGATGAATTGTGTTTTTAAAAACGGTACTAGTGAGGTTATGTCCAGAAATGTGTAGCCAGATTGACTTAtctggggtaagttgagccaaaaaAACACTTTTCTAAAATAATTATAACATCCGGAAATATATGCAGatatactatatttcccttgatggAGTGATGCTGAAATTAAAAAATGACTAAAATTACCCGACTCTCCTCTACTGTGAGAAACTGCTGATTATTTTGGTTATGCATCTGGGACCATTCAGagtacaataatatatatatatatatatatatatatatatatatatatatatatatatatataccagtcaaaagtttagacacacctactcattccagagattctttatttttactattttctactttgtagaataatagtgacaacatcaaaactatgaaataacacatatggaatcatgtagtaaacaaacaaaaaaagtgttaaacaaatttaaaatattttatatttgagattctgtgGGCGgaaggtagccttgtggttagagcgttgggccagtaaccgaagggttgctatatcgaatccccgagctaacaaggtaaaaatctgtcgttctgcccctgaacaaggcagttaacccactgttcctaggctgtcattgtaaagaagaatttgtccttaactgacttgcctagttaaataaataaaaatattcaaagtagccaccctttgccttgatgacggctTTGCATGCTCTtagcattatctcaaccagcttcatgaggcagtcacctggaatgcatttcaattaacatgtgtgccttgttaatttgtggaatttctttccttcttaatgcgtttcagtcaaacagttgtgttgtgaccaggtaggggtggtatacataagatagccctatttggtaaaagaccaagtccatattgtggCAAATGCAGCgcaaaaaagcaaagagaaacgaaagtctatcattactttaagacatgaaggtcggtcaatacagaaaatttcaagaactttgaacgtttcttcaagtgcagtcgcaaaaaagcatcaagcgctgtgatgaaactgaggaccgccacaggaatggaagacccagagttatctctgctgcagaggataagttcattagagttaccagcctcagaaattgcagcccaattaaatgcttcacagagttcaagtaacagacacatctcaacatcaactgttcagaggagactgtgtgaatcaggccttcatggtcgaattgtggAAAAGAAACCGCAatccgaccatgaaggcctgattcacagtcacagtctcctctgaacagttgatgttgagatgtgtctgttactaaaggacaacaataataagaagagacttggttgggacaagaaacacgagcaatgaacattagatcagtggaaatctgTATTTTGGTCTGAGGAGtcaaaatgtgagatttttggttccaaccgcttgtctttgtgagacgcagagtaggtgaacggataatctcCACATTTACGGTTCCAACAGTGAAGCAAGGAggagctttgctggtgacattgtctgtgatttatttataattcaagacacacttaaccagcatggcaactacagcattctgcagcgatacgccatcccatctggtttgcccttagtgggactatcatttgtttatcaACAGGTCAATGACgcaaaacacacttccaggctgtgtaagggctatttgacaaagaaggagagtgatggagtgctgcatcagatgacctggcctccacaatcacccaacctaaaCTCAatcgagatggtttgggatgtgttggaaagcagagtgaaagaaaagcagccaaaaagtgcccagcatatgtgggaactccttcaagatgtttggaaaagcattccacgtgaagctggttgagagaattccaagagtgtgcagagctgccatcaaggcaaaggttggctactttgaagaatctaaaatctatcctgatttgatttgtttaacacttttttgttttttcatagttgatgtcttcactattaatctacaatgtagaaaatagtacatgTAAataaaatgagtaggtgtgttcaaaattttgactggtactgtatatctatgcTATTTGTCATCATATATCGTAATTAGGTCATTTAAATATGTACTCTTATTTCCGATTACATTTCCTAATCAGAAATTAACCTTTTTTTACATTTTGAAATATCTCTACGCAACATAGAAAGACCTGATATCTAATAGCAAAACAACAATGAATGAATTAATGACCAATATAATAGATTTGAGGCGGAACGATTTAATCCTAAAGTGGAAAAGTTTTCACCCACACAGACTGAGATAACTGATGCACCGGCAGTGTCAAAGTTGTCACGTTATTAAGCGACCTCGGGGATGTATTAATGATCACATAAACCTAATTTAAACGAGAATAACGGAAGATAACCTTCGTTAGAAACATCGGTTTACATTTTTGAAGGCCGGCTTGATTCCTTGTTTCTTTCTAGCCGTCGGAACTCGACAAGATGCGCGTCAATATTCAGATGTTGATATCCCATGGCCGGGTGGCCCGTAAAATGGGTCTCGGTCCAGAGTCGCGAATAAACATGCTTCGGAACATTCTTACCGGCCTCGTTCGACACGAGAGGATAGAGACCACCCGAGGCAGAGCAGACGAAGTTCGATTCTATGCTGAAAAGGTGAGGACATGTTACATGGTAACGTTACCTTTTTACGCAGCTCAACAAAGTTGCTTCTCCAGTAATTCAAAGGCTGGCTGATGGCGATATTGAGTCGTTTCATCTTACCGTCCAAAAGGAATGTATGCAGCCGGCTATACGTCTATACCCCTTCAGCCAATCAGACCAGGGGTGAAAATAAGACTGCTTCAACCTGATTGGCAACACCCGGAACATGGCGAAAATTGTGTTTCATAAAGAAAGTATTGTTACGACACTGGGTTTATAAGCGCAGAAATCGACCCTGccgcacgagcatgcttttgcggcacagtcgacggttcgagacctgctccctgtctgtttcattacattggtgtcagaagtgatcaGACCTTGCATCCACGACAGTGCGTGTGCTTGACCGGTTCCTGTAAGACGTCGCGAGGACGCTCTCTTTGAAAAGGAGGGAgtagtgtaacgaccctggtTTTATAAGCGTGGAAATCGACCCTGCCGCACGAGCatatgcttttgcggcacagtcgatagagCGCCGAGCCCGAGGGTTCGAGatctgctcccagctgtttcaTTACAGTATGTTTTTTCCACCTTCTCGCCATTAAATCGAGTTAAGGAGGTAATCGACTCATTTGCAACTTGAATGGAGAATTATGTACAACCCGGTCCATAGGGGATATGAGTGTATAGCTGGCTACATAGATTCCCTTTGGACAGTAAGATGAAGCGACTCTATTGTGATCTGCCAGCCTTTGGGCTACTCCACTAGTTGACTAAACTCAACTCCCATTGTGAAGGAAGTTTCTGATGAACTATGGAGTTGAGCAGAGTCCTGGCTTTGTGAAATTCAGCTCGGACTACATTGATTTGCCCAAGATCAATAGTAAATGATGAAACGCTTACCGTGTACCTATGGTTGTCCTATGTAGATGTGTGCCTTTGTTTGCTGAAATCCATACTTTTTCATTTAACTCCATGGTTGTATTTGTTTGATTTAGTCAGCTACTTCTCAATCATCCCTGTTTAGTAGGCTACTGTGTAGTTTTGACAGCTTGTGACGTTGTTGACCAATGTGATGTTGTTTTGCAGTTGATTGACTATGCCAAGAAGGGAGACACTGACGAGAAAGCGATGAAAATGGCAAATTTCTGGCTCACAGTAAATGTTCTTTATGATCTTTGTTAGTATTTTAATCTACTCAGACCAAGTCAGACCGTCCCAATGTCCCCAGCATTGTTGTACTATTATCTACCAGTTTAGTATGAGTGTGTTCCTAGTTCTTTCAGTCAGTCAtcatcccgtctctctctcctgtggttTAAGGAAAAGGATCTGATCCCAAAGCTCTTCAAGGTCCTGGCTCCCAGGTTTGAGACCCAGCCCAAAGCCTACACCCGGATGGCCCGCATTCCCAACAGGGAGAACCTGGACAAGGCTGCTATGGCCGTGCTGGAGTATAAAGGCAACCCGTTCCCACCTCTCCAGACCGCCAAGCGAGACAATGAACTCACGCTAATCAACCAGCTCCTCAAAGGCTACAGAGAACAGCGGGCACAGCAGGCAGCAGCCAAGGTTGAGGCATAATGCAACCAGCCACACACTGACATCACATGTATTACAGTTTTTAGATGTCTGGCTACAGTATTTGACTTTCTATGGACCCCACAAAATAAATGTGATTGTTTGACAATGTTACACGTTCTGTTTATGGCACTAATGTGAGTTTAACAGATATGCTTAAATCAAACAGGTTTGATATGCTGTTATTATCCCTTCTACCGGTTCAGAAACATGTCCCCCAAACTGTTCATTATCATCATGGTTGATGTCCTGTTTTGAATCTCTACTGATTCAGAATAAACACAGTGGCAAATAGAGGCAGGATGTTTTATGAAAGCAACTACCTTCAGCCAGACATAATCACACACTCATCATGAGCTTCCCCAGTCATTCGATTTGTTTAGATTCAAACTGTCTTTTTATTAAGAGCTGCTGTAGAGGTTGGTTTTTACATTCTGGTAACTACTTGccaaagtgaccccaaacctatTGCAATTCCATTCAATTGGACCGGCTCTCCTTTGCCACTTGCCTGTAAGCGCTCAAATTGTGAGGTACCAGAAAATAATTGTACTGTACCAAGATGGAGTAGATGTTTTGGACGAATGCCCTTGCCCTTCTACATCACATTACACATTCACACTGTGGCCAAGGTATGAAAGAAACAGACCAGGCCTCTAGTAAAACCAACCATTTTAATTTGGCAAAAAGTGTATGTACAGCGTATTCAGAATATCCTAATTTGACACCATTAAAATGCATTCATTTCGAACAGTGCTTCAGTAATGTGCTCTTAACCAGACCCTTCTAAATAGCCAGGAAGCTGTGCTGTTGTCTGTCATGCATATAAAACCCTCACTCATCTCCCGTTGCTCTTCTACTTGCGTCTGTGTATAATAGACAAATACCATAGATACGTTGATCATGCAGCTTGTTGTACAGAATGACTGGAACCTGTCTGTCAAAATCTATTCAGTCAAGTAATGGCATCCGTAACCATGGACAACAGTGGACTGTAATGGCAATAGAGACAAATGTATATACGCCTACAGAGACAACCTTTAGAACACCAGAACAATCTAATTCAAGTGTCATTCTTTTTTACAGACTACATTATACTTTGACTGTTGTTCTCATGTACATAACATGTGCAGTACCAGTCTGATCAACCCAAGCCTACTCCAGACATTGTCTTTCTGTAGTAAAGGGCTATTAATTAAACCATTGGAAACAGTCAATTAACCACCATTCTTTCTCCCACACCATTTTTTTTACAGATTGGATTTAAAAATGATTAAAGAGACTTGCATGTTTCATACTCAGATATTAacaagttatttaaaaaaaatgtaattgattACTTCTATTTCTTAGAACAGGTGGTATATTGGCCTTGACACAGTCTTGTGaatacccccctccctcccttacaTTGATATCATTAGGCTATTTCATTAATCAACTTAATATTATTCAGATCATGTACATTTTTATATGTCTGATAATGACACTTGATGACATTGATTAATATGAACATATCTACAGGTAACATTTGTATATTTGATACCGGAATATCATTGGATGTAGTGTGTGGATACGTATGATCCAGATTAAAGCGCTATTCAAAGTCACTTTGAAATAAATGGCAGAACAGAAAGCTAAGAGAAGGGGAACATTAAAGTGCTTCATGCAGGACAAACAGGACGTTGGTGCTACTACTTTCACAGTTACTCTAAAAGGTTTGCTTTAGTTGTTTATGGGCCCAGGACCTTTCATGGTCAGGAAGAACTACTGTTCCTACTTATGGAGAAACAACAATGAGCCCCTCACGCAGTATCAGATCAGATGTACAACTTCACTGAGGGAAACGGccatacagacagacatgtacAGGTTTGACATGACATCATTACATACTAGTCGGGGGGGGGTGATTGTGAAGTTAGTTCACATCCTCGCTGGACAACTTTCCCTCCTTAAATCATGTGTCAAGGACGGAGGCTGAAATTGAAAGTAAAACAAGCTATAAGTATGATTtctatgtaaaaaataataatttaacttTAAAACCACCCCTTTCCCTGTGCTCTATTGCATTAATACATTCAACAAGGTCTACATACATCAAGGAATTACATTCAGAGCAAGCTAATATCTTGCACTCCAGTGAAAACTGAACAGTAGTATTCTGAGTTAAAACAGTTGTCTGTGGACAGTATGACATAAGGTTCCAGAAGGTTCCAATAGAGATCCAGAAGAAGTGACATTAACACCTCGGTAGCCTATATGGTATGAAATATACACAGCTATTGTATAGTAGTTTGGTacaacaggcacacacactgtaTGAACACATGGAGTATAATCAGTTTAGAGACAGGGAGTACATGCTTGTTTTAGCAGTACCTCAGTGGTCCACAGTAAACTGAACATTGTACACTTAAACATCAGTATATCAATCCTATAGCCTGGAGCAGAAATTCTATATTTTGTGTTAACATCTGTCAAAcatgaaaaaaaaatgtatgtttcaGGATGTAAGTGAATATTTTACTCTTGTACAATGTAATGGCATGAGAACTGCAATGGTCACAGCACCACTTGGAATTCGACAATGTGGAAAAAAACATCCCTTTTGTAATAGAAACTGCAACTATTTTAGAGTAATGGGAACTCATTCTCTTCAGCTATTTACACGTTTCCCTCAGCCCCTCCATTGATGCCTTATAAAGTCTTGAATAAAAGTGTTCATAGGAGTTTTGTTCAGTCTCCACTGTGCGCTCCTATCATTCTATTGGTCAGGCTACATCCACTCTGTCATCTCTCCCTCCCggtgcctctctccctgctcatGTTCAAATATTTATTGCTTCTTTTTTCTTTTACAAGCTCAGCACTTTAACTCACAGCCATATCCTCTTCTTTATTCAGCTTTTTTTCCCATTCAGAGGTGAAAATGGGACAGTTAGGATTTCCATTCCACATGTCTGCTTATAATGacttccccttctcttcctcctcatatccctccctccttccctcgtgGCTATACATAGCTTGACCTGTTTTCTATGCTACCTGAtcttcatctccctctcgatctttctctctgtgtccctctttctttctctctgtctgtctcatgccTTGGTGCCCATGCCCCCTCCCCCCTGCATGCTGAAGTACTCGGTGAAGTGGGAGGGGAgttgtggagggggagggggggagaggtggCTGGGCAtggggggagggagtggggggaagGTGGGTAACGACAGGTCGGCCGTGGTGGTGATGATCTTATGCTCACTGTTCCTCTGCACTTCCTGTCCCTTCCGGGCCACCGTCTCCTCCACCGTCTTCACTGGGCcctaagagagagggaggtaaaggttAAAGGTCAAGCTGGGTTGTATTTGTCACAATGTCAGTTACCACATCCTTCTCTGACAACTTCCTCTGTGCTCTAACACCTCTGGAGTGTTACGGGGACTATATCGGACCTTAGTATCAGTTAGATCCTCTTCAGATCATACATCCACTCACCGACTGGATGGAGAAGAGTTCTGTGAAGTTGGGCTGGGAGTCGCCCAGGAAGGAGCTGTTCCCATAGGCATGGTGGGGGAAACTCTCACTCGCCACACCCGCCTTCGGACTAGACAGCAGAATCCCGATCTGAGAGGTCCGCACGTGGTACGGGAAGTTCTTATTGGCCGCAGAGGGCCGCGTGATAGCCTGTGGCGAGgcaaggagggggagaggggatggatgggAGGAATGTATCATATTCAGAATATTGCCTTTTGCCTGTACAAATATTACCCTGTATTCTCCATACACTGATACACATTTCTTCATATATGAACAGAAcagtatgtgtgtgaatgtgtcacTGACAAAGGACAGACAGGCTCAGTCTGGTATAGAAGTCTGGGACCGAGAGGCTCAGTCTGGTACAGAAGTCTGGGACCGAGAGGCTCAGTCTGGTACAGAAGTCTGGGACCGAGTGGCTCAGTCTGGTACAGAAGTCTGGGACCGAGTGGCTCAGTCTGGTACAGAAGTCTGGGACTGAGAGGCTCAGTCTGGTACAGAAGTCTGGGACCGAGAGGCTCAGTCTGGTACAGAAGTTTGGGACTGAGAGGCTCAGTCAGGTACAGAAGTCTGGGACTGAGAGGCTCAGTCGGGTACAGAAGTCTGGGACTGAGAGGCTCAGTCTGGTACAGAAGTCTGGGACTGAGAGGCTCAGTCTGGTATAGAAGTCTGGGACCGAGAGGCTCAGTCTGGTATAGAAGTCTGGGACCGAGAGGCTCAGTCTGGTACAGAAGTCTGGGACCGGGAGGCTCAGTCTGGTACAGAAGTCTGGGACCGAGTGGCTTAGTCTGGTACAGAAGTCTGGGACTGAGAGGCTCAGTCTGGTACAGAAGTCTGGGACCGAGACGCTCAGTCTGGTATAGAAGTCTGGGTTTGGGAGTATATTAACGCAGAGGCcgatgaggacagagagatatgacTCACAGATATTAAAAGGGAGgtgagtgtgtgcatgcctgCGTGTAGAGGGCAGGGGGTTACTAACGAGGCGGGCGATGAGGTCTTCGAGATAATTAACGTCAACAGtgaggcagtgtgtgtatgtgggcgcacatgcatgcctgtgtgtgagtgtgtagagagaTGAAGGGTACTAACGAGGAATACGATGTGAGCATAGAGGTGGATTCCCAGTTGGATGCCGTTGACGATCTTCTCCCGTGCCCAGCGAGGGATGCCAAAGTTAGCTATCAGAGCCATGACGGGCACCGCGAAAAACCtgccagatggagagagaggagagagagataatgagggagagagaggagagagagataatgagggagagagagataatgagggagagagaggagagagagataatgagggagagagaggagagagagttaatgagggagagagaggagatggagttaatgagagagaggggagagagttaatgagggagagagattaagagagaaagaggagagagattaagagagaaagaggagagagagataatgagagagaggagagagagataatgagggagagataggagagagataatgagagagagagaggagagagttaatgagggagagagattaagagagaaagaggagagagattaagagagaaagaggagagagagataatgagagagagaggagagagttaatgagggagagagattaagagagaaaaaggagagagattaagagagaaagaggagagagagataatgagagagaggagagagagataatgagggagagataggagagagataatgagagagagagaggagagagttaatgagggagagagattaagagagaaagaggagagagatagggaagggagagattGAGCTATGTAAACAAAGGAAGGAGAAAAAAGGAATATGGTGGAGTAGTGACAAAAGGAAacgagagggagaggcggaggagGACGGATTTAAGATGAGCAAGCAGGAAGTGGAAAGATATGGGAGACGGGGAGTTTATTGGATGCAATGCTTTTTAGGGAATGAAGTTGATGAACCTGACAGAGCTATGTCCTCTCACCAGAGTGTGTATGCCGTGAAGAAGGGGATGTAGAAGGGTTGTTTCTCAGGGTAGTGTTTGAGGGAGATCAGGACGGCGTAGCAGAACCACACGTAGGCCAGCAGCTGGAGACCCATCAGACCGTAGCCCGCCGGGCTGTCATATGCATACAGCACCTCACCTGGGTCAAAgaactgagacacacacacacttacatcaTACAACCACTCTAATGTACCGCACCCTACTAATCAACCTACTAACTTTACCCTCAAATAGCAGAGAGGTGTATTACAATACGTTCCCCAGCATGTGTTGTAACAGTGACACTTCTCTACAACTGGGTCATTGACAGTGCCTCTGCTTGCGGGCTATGTATTCAGTTTCACAGGCCAGAGAATGGATATCATTGGTCAAACAGGGTAACCGTGCCCGAGACCTGAAGACTAGCTCCTAGAGCTAATACCTAGACTTCAACTCAGTAGGCTAACATAGTGTTGTGGGACACAGGAATCCCCGGTTGAAACCGTCATACACTGGCCCTTCACGTATAGCATGGACAGTAGGAGTGTAGCAGCagcagttctgtagtgtaggctGCAGTACCTCTGCCTCGTATATGAAGAGGATGATATAGGTGACGGTGTAAACTGTCATGTAGATGGACAGCTTGACAGATCCACTGTGGCTGATCCTCGCCCTGACAGAGACGGATACACACAGGGGGGTTAGCTTTCACACAGACagatgaatacacacacacactctcctcctgcAAACAGAGATGGATTTCCTCACCCAcgtatgcgcacacacacacacgcactcacacacacggtTGGCCACATATTCCCTCTTTATGGTGCAGTGTAGTCAGGCAGCTTATCTAAATGGCGATTCATCACCACGTTTCAGAGATGTAGCAATAATGACAAAGTCTGCTCTAATAAAGTCAAAGCTACTATACTGtatgagatagtgagagagaaagggagaaagactgagggcaatgagagaggagcagagcggAAAGAGAAGCAGGGAAAGTAGAGTGAGAGcaagtgagaaagacagagagagactaacctACTGGTACGAGTTAgaaggagtaagacagagagagactgacctaCTGGTACGAGTTAgaaggagtaagacagagagagactgggctacTGGTTACCAGTTAgaaggagtaagacagagagagactgggctaATGGTACGAGTTAgaaggagtaagacagagagagactggcctaCTGGTTACGAGTTAgaaggagtaagacagagagagactggcctaCTGGTACGAGTTAgaaggagtaagacagagagagactgggctacTGGTACGAGTTAgaaggagtaagacagagagagactgggctacTGGTACGAGTTAgaaggagtaagacagagagagactgggctcCTGGTACGAGTTAGAAGGAgtaaggcagagagagactgggctacTGGTACGAGTTAgaaggagtaagacagagagagactggcctaCTGGTTACGAGTTAgaaggagtaagacagagagagactggcctaCTGGTTACGAGTTAgaaggagtaagacagagagagactgggctacTGGTTACCAGTTAgaaggagtaagacagagagagactgggctcCTGGTACGAGTTAGAAGGAgtaaggcagagagagactgggctacTGGTACGAGTTAGAaggagttagacagagagagactgggctacTGGTACGAGTTAgaaggagtaagacagagagagactgggctacTGGTACGAG of Oncorhynchus gorbuscha isolate QuinsamMale2020 ecotype Even-year linkage group LG15, OgorEven_v1.0, whole genome shotgun sequence contains these proteins:
- the LOC123998056 gene encoding 39S ribosomal protein L17, mitochondrial-like isoform X1 yields the protein MRVNIQMLISHGRVARKMGLGPESRINMLRNILTGLVRHERIETTRGRADEVRFYAEKLIDYAKKGDTDEKAMKMANFWLTEKDLIPKLFKVLAPRFETQPKAYTRMARIPNRENLDKAAMAVLEYKGNPFPPLQTAKRDNELTLINQLLKGYREQRAQQAAAKVEA
- the LOC123998056 gene encoding 39S ribosomal protein L17, mitochondrial-like isoform X2 encodes the protein MRVNIQMLISHGRVARKMGLGPESRINMLRNILTGLVRHERIETTRGRADEVRFYAEKEKDLIPKLFKVLAPRFETQPKAYTRMARIPNRENLDKAAMAVLEYKGNPFPPLQTAKRDNELTLINQLLKGYREQRAQQAAAKVEA